The Manis javanica isolate MJ-LG chromosome 2, MJ_LKY, whole genome shotgun sequence genome contains a region encoding:
- the LOC108404839 gene encoding olfactory receptor 13C7-like gives MESTNQTASVTEFILLGLSAHPKLEKMFFVLILLMYLVTLLGNVVLILVTVWVPRLHTPMYFFLGNLSFLDICYTTSSVPLILDSFLTPGKAIPFSACAVQMFLSFAMGATECVLLGMMAFDRYVAICNPLRYPVVMSRAAYVPMAVSSWASGSVASVVQTSLAMKLPFCGNNIINHFTCEILAVLKLACADISTNVISMGVNNVIFLGVPVLFILVSYIFILNNILSVPSAEGRKKAFSTCSAHLTVVVIFYGTILFMYGKPKSKDPQGADKQDLSDKLISLFYGVLIPMLNPIIYSLRNKDVKAAVRSLMNWKCVTR, from the coding sequence ATGGAAAGTACCAACCAGACTGCCTCTGTGACAGAGTTCATTCTCCTGGGCCTCTCCGCCCACCCAAAGCTGGAGAAAATGTTCTTTGTGCTCATCCTGCTGATGTACCTGGTGACCCTGCTGGGCAATGTGGTCCTCATCCTGGTGACTGTGTGGGTGCCCCGCCTGCACACGCCCATGTACTTCTTCTTGGGGAACCTCTCCTTCCTGGACATCTGCTACACAACCTCCTCGGTTCCCCTCATTCTTGACAGCTTCCTGACCCCCGGGAAAGCCATCCCTTTCTCAGCCTGTGCCGTGCAGATGTTCCTCTCCTTTGCCATGGGAGCCACAGAGTGTGTGCTTCTGGGCATGATGGCGTTTGatcgctacgtggccatctgcaacCCCCTGAGGTACCCTGTGGTCATGAGCAGGGCTGCCTACGTGCCCATGGCTGTCAGCTCCTGGGCATCTGGAAGCGTTGCCTCCGTGGTTCAAACATCCCTTGCGATGAAGCTGCCCTTCTGTGGGAACAACATCATCAACCACTTCACCTGTGAGATCCTGGCTGTCCTCAAGTTGGCCTGTGCTGACATCTCCACCAATGTGATCAGCATGGGCGTGAACAATGTAATCTTCCTGGGGGTCCCAGTTCTGTTCATCCTTGTTTCCTATATTTTCATCCTCAACAACATCCTTAGTGTCCCATCAGCTGAGGGGAGGAaaaaggccttctccacctgctcagCCCACCTCACTGTGGTGGTCATCTTCTATGGGACCATCCTCTTCATGTATGGGAAGCCCAAATCCAAGGACCCCCAGGGGGCAGACAAGCAGGACCTTTCTGACAAGCTCATCTCCCTCTTCTATGGGGTGCTGatccccatgctgaaccccatcatctacagcctgaggaacaagGATGTGAAGGCTGCTGTGAGGAGCCTGATGAATTGGAAATGTGTCACCCGGTGA